A segment of the Aythya fuligula isolate bAytFul2 chromosome 10, bAytFul2.pri, whole genome shotgun sequence genome:
ATAAGTCTGCAACACTGTATGCAGCAGCTGTTTTGTGACCGCAAATGCACATATCGCTATTTTCCTGTACAGTTGTTCGTTTCATCCTTCTGAGTTTCCTTGCAAACAAAGTGAGCTCTTCCATACTTAATAACTTACATACAATTGATCAGATCAATATCAATTAAGAGGAAACTGCCCATGTTAATCTATTGCTCTTTCTTACTTTTAAGGTGACTCGGCAAGCATACAGGAGTGCTATGATTTAAATCCATATTGCTGTGGTTCCTTTCAGAAGGTCTCATTGCATGTATGTATACGCATACACATTCAAACTTAAAAAGACAAGACTTTTGGCCACCCTAAAATTCCCATGTGTCTGATAGTATTATTAACATTTTgacaacaaaaactgaaaaaagggTATTCCTATACATCAGTGTTCTGTACACCAGTACGCATTTGTACAATATAATCCACCAAATATTGGCTTCTACATACAATTCCAAAATACGGTGATTCATTTGCATTACCTAACCTTCAACGATGCTAGTACTAACTTGAACATTTCCGGTTAATTTAACATCCACAGAGTACGTTTGTTTTACAAAGTGGGTacagatttttcttgctgtataAGCATTTTACTTATTGGTAAATTAAGTGATAAAGTGGAGTTTGAACAACATAGTCTGTGGTGTAGTCACATCAGCAACTGCAAGTTCCTGGCCATCCACAAGCCCCaattctgaaagaagaaagaaaagtttacaTCCAGCAAATCCacatgtttagaaaaaaaaagttatgaatgCCATTTACGCAAACTATAAATATGATGAAATAAAGCTGCAAATAGCTCACTAGCTAAACTAACGGTCATCTAACTCAGCTGAGAAACTAACAGACTGCCCCAAGAATTATAGAATTATATAAACCACTATTGAAGTACCTTTAATCTACCTAAATTATCGGCTTGTTTTGTTACCAAGTTTTTCTTCACCAGATGACAACTTTTCACACTTCACATTTAAGCAATTTGAAAATTCATTCCAGAACAACCCAAGAAAGGCATACTGCATGTGAAAAGGGTAATGAAGCACATTCCACTGTATAGTGCAAAACAAAGCTACACGTGCCATACATACAGAGGGGTGACACTGAATGACCATCTTTCTATTTAGAAGAGTATGTGCAATCTCCATGTGAAAACTGCACGTTACCTTTTAGTGTTTTGGAAAGATTTGGCCTTGTTCGTTCTTCAATTGAAGCTACCGtctgcaacaacaaaataaagccaaaacATTCCCTTTTAAACTCTGACAagtaaatttaaacaaaataagatTATTAAGCAAAATTAAACACGTTCAGATTACCTGtaaataaagtgttttattcCCCCCATACATGGTTGCTGTGATTGCAGGAGATTTCATTTgcctatatatataaaacagttaaaaaaaaaaaaaaaaaaaagacaattagaTAAAAACACAAGTAGAAAATATATCTTTGAAACTATAAACTACCTAAAATTATCAAATAAGTCAGAATAGTTGCACACTTACAATGAAGCATTATTTGTCAAGTAATCCAAGATCTCCTGTAATTTCGCTGATGGAGAAATCTCAATGTTTTGGGGAAGTTGGCTGCAGGCCGGACAGTTCTCCTACAACAAAGCATCACAGGAGACCAGGTTATATCTTTCAAAACAATCGtcataacctttttttttgagaagattTGCTTCCAAGTATtattaagattttgttttacacTGTTAACTGTGTTTACTGTATTGTATTGTTACTTATTGTATTTACTGTATTGTATTGTTAACTGTGTTTACTGTTAACTGTGTTAACTGTGTTGAAATCGTCACGATTCACTTTCAAGTAAGTCAAACTACTGTTTTCCTCCACAGGTAGCATAACCGTTCGGAACCCAGGGTTGCACCAGCACGCACCACAGAAGTAGCTGTCTGAAAAATGTGCCTGTATCAGAAGCTACTTTTCCAAATACTAAGAATTTTGGGCTAAATGGGCAAAAATTAAATATGCCACTATGCATACTATGCAATAGTTTTTGCTAAACTGatttgtagaaaaaaacatttcattgtcAGGATGTCAAACAACACATCTGTTGATCTAGAATTAAACAGTCCTGCTGTCCTACTCTACGTGGACAAACCACCACCCCAAAACTACAtaagttctaaaaaaaaaaaaaaaaaacatcctatGTGCTAAAAGTAATACTCTGGAAGAGAACCAGACTAGTAACATtgtaatttctgcttttagaaCTTCAGAAACTtcaataaaaatcaagaaaataacCCTGTAAGCCTTTAGTAACACTAACCTTTCTTTCAGCTTCAAATGTGTAAGTGTATAATCCATCCACATCATTGAACACCAAGTAATTGTTAAGAGGAATGTACGCACTATAATGGCAAACACATTTAGTGTTAATATATGTCCTTATCTTGGAAATCATGCACATTATTAATAAGAAATAAGGTACCTTGTGGCTATTTTAAAAACTTCGGTGGCACAAACAGCTGTAAtgacaaaaaagaacaaaaaacaattcCTTTGCTTTCCAACTCCGTCTCAGAACACACAGATATTAAGTGCGCAAAACTATATCaaagtgaccaaaaaaaaaaaaaaaaaaaaacaggaaaaattaaacaccTAAAGGTACCTAGAAGTAGTTCATCATAGATTTGGCACTAATCTAAAACCATGTTAAGCTTATATATCGtgttttccaattatttttttccccacactcATATGCTTTTGCTTGTTCCCCATCATACATGAGTTTTACATTCACAGAGAGTCACACGCAGTTTCtccatggcaaaaaaataaaataaaataaaatgtaagaataAATTTAacccatttaaaaattaatattgtcCTCCTCAAATTCTCTATTCCAAATTGATACCTCACAAAAATCCAGTCAAtaaagcagagctgaaatgaGTAAGAAATAATATCCTGTTTCCTTCAACATACCTGCAATTACTGCATTTGTAGAAGCTACTGCTGGAATAATTCGTTTAACAAcccctgtaaaaacaaaacatacatcttcatcttttccaaaaaaaacataatgaaacattatttttagctAGAATAATTACAGAAGGTACCCAGAGGAACTGGGGTTCACCCTTACTTTTGCCAAAAACCTACTATTTAATAAACCAATATAAGCTGCTCCAAGAGAAAGTATCTGCAATACAATAGGTGGAATCTGAGAAAGATACTCAAGGAGTCAGTTCACCCTTCTAGGACAGAAGGGCACACTGAGGTTGAAGTGTGGCAGTTTGAGCCCAGCATTTCAAATCCATTCTCTGTACTAAAGGTCCACAAAGATATACAAGTTACTACAAATTCTGGAGATCCTGTATGAGATTCTCCACTTTTCTATTTAGTTAAGAAGCTGATTACATGAGCAGCAGCCTTCTGCACTTGCATGTGAACAGAGGCATACGCAGCAGTAAAGAACAGATGATACAGTTTTAAGCAGCATAAACTGGCATAAACTGTTGCTAAAAGAGGCAATCACGTTCTTTTGTTCCTACTTTTTGACACAGCAGAAGTGGTCACAGTGTAATGCAAACCATGGAGCTGctccaggttaaaaataaaatggcaaaaagaaTGTTCAGTTTTGTCCCAGATAAGTTCCTCTGATTCATCATGAATACCTAAACATCTGATtcatcataaaatatttgtgctggCACAGGAAACatgctgcttgtttttgttttaagacgGTAAGGGAAACGAGAACTATTTCTTTCCCATCAGAGCTGCCAGCTTAGTCACAATAAACACAAAGAATGCCAATCCAGGCTAATTGCAACCACCACAAACCCAACAAAATGCCATACACTTACCTTGGGTGAGTCTGTAGGTAACACCTTTAATATTAAATTGTGATGCTCTTTCTAAAGACTTCTGGTAAATCCACTGTATATGTTCAGGGTCATCTCCATCCAAAGCAACACCTTCTACAGTAATTTACAAACAAGTTACAGTTGTAAGACCTCTTCAGAAATATAGCATTATTTTGGCCTAAAAACATTCTCTTTATTTGTGGAAAAATCAGTACCCCACTTAAATATTAAAACCCGACACTTGGAAactttaaatatcaaaatatagTTTCTAAAACTATCAGTTCTAACATTTTGTATCTTTCACCATCTCAGAGGAGGCTCAGTTTCAATAGGACAAATGCGTCACATATGATTAGAAGGTTGGATTGTAGGTGTGTACGCCTAGCTCAAAACAAATTAGTTACAATGATAAATATTACTTTAGCACCGATGCAATGTAATAATTACCTCCAAAAGGTTGCTCCTTTGGCCACTGCAATATCCTGACATACTCAATACAATGCTCTGGTAGTCTGGGCATAGACGCAATAGTACACATGGGGAAATTGACCTGAGTGGTTGGGGACAAGGAGAAAGACGGGAAAAAGGATTGAATACATTATGTATAGtgctgggaaaagaaacaagcaaaccagAAAGAGGAATataaacaaaatggaaacatcAATGGAAATTACCTGTGGTGGATAAAGTTCAAGTGTGCATTCAACACACGCTGTCATACCAGGAATAATCACACGAGCATTTCCTTTGAAACCTTCTGTCCCTCCGTCTATTAAAGGTATGATGGAACTTGGATCCAGTACCCCATCTTCATAACGTAAAAATGACATCTAACaaataaaagtgtttgtttttacaagctgttggaaaaaaaatcctaaagaTCTTATTCTTAATGGTTTACTATAAAACTGAATAGTTAAAGTACTGGCTATTTTAAGGGTCCACAGCTTATAAAACACTGCTTATTAGTCAGTGTACAAGACTATCTACCATCTTCaacccctccacacacacacaataaatgCTCTTATTTCCATATAGCAaaccataattattttttaaacaaattctcAATGATGAAAGAACTTAGTTCAATCACCAGTCTTCTATTACTTTGTAGCAGCAGGGCTCCAAAAGACAACATTTACAAGTTTCAGAAATGCAAGCACTGCTTAGCTAAGGAACAAAACATTCACAATGAGAGcatccagagaagctgtggaacTTGCATTCTTATGACTTTCAAAACCTGACTGACTGCACAGGACACCAAGCAACATACCCTAACTTTGAAATTACCACTGCAGGGCACTGCACAAACATTGACTAACACTCCTCAAGAAAAAGGCACATGAGAGAGCATGCACCCGATCCTTTTCACAATAACAATAAAGTAGAAATAGGTACAGAAGGCCGTGAGTTTCAACAGcccttatttcattttaatgcacaAGGCTGATCAATTTTAGTAATATATACTCAAGCAATAACCAGGCTTTAAAAAGATTGAATACTTTACCAGCATGCCATTTATCCATCTTCTTGCAATTATAGAGTCCAGCCCACAAACAATAATATGAAATTCtagaggggggggaaaaagtgtTATTTGAATATACTAATGCATACTTCTTAAAATAACCACTGTATTCTGTCCATAACTTTTCCAGAAGAACTGACCATATGTTCAACCATCTGCCCTAGGTCACGTCTAAGACAGACACATTTAAGTTTTGTCTATTTGCTAACTCTGTCACCAGT
Coding sequences within it:
- the UBA3 gene encoding NEDD8-activating enzyme E1 catalytic subunit isoform X1 — translated: MAAGRGAVWEGEGNMADGEEPEKKRRRLEELLADGMAVDGGCGDSGDWEGRWNHVKKFLERSGPFTHPDFEPGTQALEFLLSTCKVLVIGAGGLGCELLKNLALSGFRQIHVIDMDTIDVSNLNRQFLFRPKDVGRPKAEVAAEFLNSRIPNCAVVPYFKKIQDMDESFYRQFHIIVCGLDSIIARRWINGMLMSFLRYEDGVLDPSSIIPLIDGGTEGFKGNARVIIPGMTACVECTLELYPPQVNFPMCTIASMPRLPEHCIEYVRILQWPKEQPFGEGVALDGDDPEHIQWIYQKSLERASQFNIKGVTYRLTQGVVKRIIPAVASTNAVIAAVCATEVFKIATSAYIPLNNYLVFNDVDGLYTYTFEAERKENCPACSQLPQNIEISPSAKLQEILDYLTNNASLQMKSPAITATMYGGNKTLYLQTVASIEERTRPNLSKTLKELGLVDGQELAVADVTTPQTMLFKLHFIT
- the UBA3 gene encoding NEDD8-activating enzyme E1 catalytic subunit isoform X3 yields the protein MAVDGGCGDSGDWEGRWNHVKKFLERSGPFTHPDFEPGTQALEFLLSTCKVLVIGAGGLGCELLKNLALSGFRQIHVIDMDTIDVSNLNRQFLFRPKDVGRPKAEVAAEFLNSRIPNCAVVPYFKKIQDMDESFYRQFHIIVCGLDSIIARRWINGMLMSFLRYEDGVLDPSSIIPLIDGGTEGFKGNARVIIPGMTACVECTLELYPPQVNFPMCTIASMPRLPEHCIEYVRILQWPKEQPFGEGVALDGDDPEHIQWIYQKSLERASQFNIKGVTYRLTQGVVKRIIPAVASTNAVIAAVCATEVFKIATSAYIPLNNYLVFNDVDGLYTYTFEAERKENCPACSQLPQNIEISPSAKLQEILDYLTNNASLQMKSPAITATMYGGNKTLYLQTVASIEERTRPNLSKTLKELGLVDGQELAVADVTTPQTMLFKLHFIT
- the UBA3 gene encoding NEDD8-activating enzyme E1 catalytic subunit isoform X2; the protein is MAAGRGAVWEGEGNMADGEEPMAVDGGCGDSGDWEGRWNHVKKFLERSGPFTHPDFEPGTQALEFLLSTCKVLVIGAGGLGCELLKNLALSGFRQIHVIDMDTIDVSNLNRQFLFRPKDVGRPKAEVAAEFLNSRIPNCAVVPYFKKIQDMDESFYRQFHIIVCGLDSIIARRWINGMLMSFLRYEDGVLDPSSIIPLIDGGTEGFKGNARVIIPGMTACVECTLELYPPQVNFPMCTIASMPRLPEHCIEYVRILQWPKEQPFGEGVALDGDDPEHIQWIYQKSLERASQFNIKGVTYRLTQGVVKRIIPAVASTNAVIAAVCATEVFKIATSAYIPLNNYLVFNDVDGLYTYTFEAERKENCPACSQLPQNIEISPSAKLQEILDYLTNNASLQMKSPAITATMYGGNKTLYLQTVASIEERTRPNLSKTLKELGLVDGQELAVADVTTPQTMLFKLHFIT